In a single window of the Eleginops maclovinus isolate JMC-PN-2008 ecotype Puerto Natales chromosome 6, JC_Emac_rtc_rv5, whole genome shotgun sequence genome:
- the LOC134866585 gene encoding phospholipid phosphatase-related protein type 5-like → MLYFQVVILAAAAMLAYYFEFTGTFSPALQGFICRDPGLTKPDPGPEQDSRLQPVILFSVVGGLPVVLISGVELVIFLLHYNSDNLYDQDKVVVMGDCCYVNPMVRRTFRFLGVYVFGLFTTDIFVSAGQLVTGSLAPYFLSVCKPNYTVLGCLDTANFVSQSDACAGDPDDIMRARKTFPSKEAALSVYTAVYLAMYVMSCVGSSGGRLMGPLLSLSLVSAAVLTGINRVAEYRNHWSDVIAGQAIGGAIAVFLVVFVVQYFKKRLVVSHSPSDSGTADTDEASHQTNHCMDVSDKYTVPESPGPCTEVT, encoded by the exons ATGCTGTACTTCCAGGTGGTGATCCTGGCCGCTGCAGCCATGCTGGCGTACTACTTTGAGTTCACCGGCACCTTCAGCCCCGCACTGCAGGGCTTCATCTGCAGGGACCCCGGCCTCACTAAACCAGACCCCGGCCCTGAACAGGACAGCCGCCTGCAGCCCGTCATACTGTTCTCTGTAGTGGGGGGGCTGCCTGTGGTACTG ATTTCAGGGGTTGAGCTTGTTATCTTCCTCCTTCATTACAACTCAGACAACCTGTACGACCAGGACAAGGTTGTTGTCATGGGTGACTGTTGCTACGTGAACCCTATGGTGCGCAGGACCTTCCGTTTCCTTG gtgtGTATGTTTTTGGTCTGTTTACAACAGACATCTTTGTCAGTGCAGGTCAACTGGTCACAGGAAGTCTTGCTccttacttcctgtccgtctgcAAGCCCAATTACACTGTCCTCGGCTGCCTGGACACGGCTAATtttgtcagccaatcagatgctTGTGCTGGTGaccctgatgacatcatgaGAGCCAGGAAGACTTTCCCCTCCAAAGAGGCGGCCCTGAGTGTGTATACAGCTGTGTACCTGGCA ATGTACGTCATGTCCTGTGTGGGATCCAGTGGAGGTCGTCTGATGGGCCCCCTCCTCAGCCTCTCACTGGTCAGTGCGGCTGTGCTCACAGGCATCAATAGAGTGGCCGAGTACCGAAACCACTGGAGTGATGTCATCGCAGGACAAGCCATCGGGGGCGCTATCGCTGTCTTTCTG GTGGTGTTTGTGgttcagtattttaaaaagagacTTGTGGTTTCTCACAGCCCCTCAGACTCAGGCACAGCTGACACCGATGAGGCCTCACATCAGACCAATCACTGCATGGACGTCAGTGACAAATACACAGTTCCTGAG AGCCCAGGACCCTGCACAGAAGTCACATGA